One Streptococcus sp. DTU_2020_1001019_1_SI_AUS_MUR_006 DNA window includes the following coding sequences:
- a CDS encoding sodium-dependent transporter, which produces MSEKSQWGSKLGFILASAGSAIGLGAVWKFPYMTAANGGGGFLLVFLISTLLIGFPLLLAEFALGRSAGVSAIKTFGKLGNNKNYNFIGWIGAFALFILLSFYSVIGGWVLVYLGIAIAKAFQVGISSDYAQLFTDIISNPWIALGSQALFIFLNIFIVSKGVQKGIERASKVMMPLLFIIFVIIIGRSLSLPNAMEGVVYFLKPDFSKLTSAGLLYALGQSFFALSLGVTAMLTYASYLDKKTNLVQSGMSIVAMNISVSIMAGLAIFPAMSAFNIQSEGGPSLLFIVLPQLFDKMPFGSIFYILFLLLFLFATVTSSVVMLEINVGNITNQDNRRRAKWSMILGVLTFVFGIPSALSYGVMADVQIFGKTFFDAMDFLVSNLLMPFGALCLSLFTGYIFKKALAMEELHLDEKPWKQGLFQVWLFLLRFIIPIIIIVVFIAQFM; this is translated from the coding sequence ATGTCTGAAAAATCGCAATGGGGCTCAAAACTGGGCTTTATCCTTGCATCTGCTGGTTCTGCTATTGGTCTTGGGGCCGTTTGGAAATTCCCTTATATGACCGCTGCTAATGGTGGAGGAGGATTTTTACTGGTCTTTCTCATCTCGACACTATTGATTGGTTTCCCACTTTTGCTTGCTGAATTCGCCCTTGGTCGGAGCGCTGGCGTGTCAGCAATCAAAACCTTTGGAAAATTGGGCAATAACAAGAACTACAATTTTATCGGTTGGATCGGTGCCTTTGCCCTTTTCATCCTCTTATCCTTTTACAGTGTTATTGGGGGATGGGTTTTAGTCTATCTAGGTATCGCTATTGCTAAAGCCTTCCAAGTTGGGATTAGCAGTGATTATGCCCAGCTCTTCACAGACATTATTTCAAATCCATGGATTGCCCTTGGTTCCCAAGCCCTCTTTATCTTCCTCAACATCTTTATCGTATCTAAGGGAGTTCAAAAAGGAATTGAAAGAGCATCGAAAGTTATGATGCCCCTGCTCTTTATCATCTTTGTCATTATCATCGGGCGCTCTCTCAGCTTGCCTAATGCCATGGAAGGTGTGGTTTACTTCCTCAAACCTGACTTTTCAAAACTGACAAGCGCCGGACTCCTCTATGCTCTGGGGCAATCTTTCTTTGCATTATCGCTCGGTGTTACTGCTATGTTGACCTATGCTTCTTACTTAGATAAGAAAACCAATCTGGTCCAATCAGGTATGTCCATCGTTGCCATGAACATCTCTGTATCCATCATGGCAGGATTAGCCATCTTCCCAGCCATGTCAGCCTTTAACATTCAGTCTGAAGGTGGGCCAAGCCTCCTCTTCATCGTTTTGCCTCAACTCTTTGACAAGATGCCTTTTGGAAGTATTTTCTACATCCTCTTCCTCTTGCTTTTCCTCTTTGCGACAGTCACTTCTTCTGTCGTGATGCTGGAAATCAATGTAGGCAACATCACCAATCAGGACAATCGTAGACGTGCTAAGTGGAGTATGATTTTAGGGGTTTTAACTTTTGTATTTGGTATCCCTTCAGCCCTATCCTATGGTGTTATGGCAGACGTTCAAATCTTTGGGAAGACCTTCTTTGATGCCATGGACTTCTTGGTTTCTAATCTCCTCATGCCCTTTGGTGCACTCTGCTTGTCCCTCTTTACAGGCTATATCTTCAAAAAAGCATTGGCTATGGAGGAACTGCATCTTGATGAAAAACCATGGAAACAAGGACTTTTCCAAGTCTGGCTCTTCCTTCTTCGTTTCATCATTCCAATCATCATCATCGTGGTCTTTATCGCCCAGTTTATGTAA
- the manA gene encoding mannose-6-phosphate isomerase, class I — protein sequence MSEPLFLNSVMQEKIWGGTKLRDEFGYDIPNEKIGEYWAISAHPNGVSKVANGRYQGTDLATLYAEHRELFGNRPEPVFPLLTKILDANDWLSVQVHPDDAYGLEHEGELGKTECWYIIAADEGSEIIYGHNAKSKEELRQQIEDKNWDALLTKVPVKAGDFFYVPSGTMHAIGAGILILETQQSSDTTYRVYDFDRKDDNGNLRELHLEKSIDVLNIGEPANSRPVTVKADDLRSTLLVSNDFFAVYKWEITGKVDFEKTADYSLFSVLAGQGKLTVDGKEYPIQKGSHFILPSDVEAWTLEGQDLELIVSHP from the coding sequence ATGTCAGAACCATTATTTTTAAATTCCGTTATGCAAGAAAAAATCTGGGGTGGAACCAAGCTACGTGATGAGTTTGGCTACGACATTCCAAATGAAAAAATCGGAGAATATTGGGCAATCTCAGCTCACCCAAATGGAGTGTCTAAGGTAGCTAATGGTCGCTATCAAGGAACAGACCTAGCTACTTTGTATGCGGAACACCGTGAGTTATTTGGTAACCGTCCAGAGCCAGTATTTCCGCTTTTAACAAAAATCCTTGATGCCAATGACTGGCTCAGTGTTCAAGTCCACCCAGATGATGCTTATGGACTAGAGCATGAGGGCGAACTCGGAAAAACAGAATGTTGGTACATTATTGCTGCAGATGAGGGTTCAGAAATTATCTACGGCCATAACGCTAAGTCAAAAGAAGAACTCCGCCAGCAAATCGAAGATAAAAACTGGGATGCCTTGTTAACAAAAGTTCCTGTAAAAGCTGGAGATTTCTTCTATGTTCCAAGTGGAACTATGCACGCTATCGGTGCAGGTATCTTGATCCTTGAAACGCAACAGTCTAGTGATACAACCTACCGTGTCTATGACTTTGACCGTAAGGATGACAATGGCAACTTGCGCGAGCTTCATCTTGAAAAATCCATCGATGTTCTAAATATTGGCGAGCCTGCTAACAGCCGTCCTGTAACCGTCAAAGCTGATGATTTGCGTTCAACTCTTCTTGTGTCTAATGACTTCTTCGCAGTTTACAAGTGGGAAATCACTGGAAAAGTTGACTTTGAAAAAACAGCTGACTACAGCTTGTTCAGTGTCTTAGCTGGTCAAGGGAAACTAACTGTAGACGGTAAGGAATATCCAATTCAAAAAGGTAGCCACTTTATCCTTCCAAGCGATGTTGAAGCTTGGACACTTGAAGGACAAGATTTGGAATTGATTGTTAGTCATCCATAA
- a CDS encoding 6-phospho-beta-glucosidase translates to MTEILQFPEGFLWGGATAANQCEGAYNLDGRGLANVDVVPIGADREAIITGQKKMFSFEEGYFYPAKEAIDMYYHYKEDIALFAEMGFKTYRLSIAWTRIFPKGDETEPNEAGLAFYEDLFKECHKYGIQPLVTITHFDCPMHLITEYGGWRNRRMLDFYENLCRTLFTRYKGLVKYWLTFNEINMILHAPFMGAGLCFEEGENQEQVKYQAAHHELVASALATKLAHEIDPENKVGCMLAAGQYYPNTAHPRDYWAAMEEDRKSYFFIDVQARGEYPSYAKKQWEREGIEIEMTAEDLDLLKNYTVDFVSFSYYASRVASGDPEVKELTAGNVFASLKNPYLESSEWGWQIDPLGLRITLNAIWDRYQKPMFIVENGLGAIDTPDENGYVADDYRIAYLEAHIKAMRDAIYQDGVDLLGYTTWGCIDLVSAGTGEMNKRYGFIYVDRDNGGHGSLKRSKKKSFYWYKDVIASNGASIE, encoded by the coding sequence ATGACAGAAATACTACAATTTCCAGAGGGTTTCCTCTGGGGTGGTGCTACGGCAGCTAATCAATGTGAGGGTGCTTATAATCTTGATGGGCGTGGATTGGCCAACGTTGATGTTGTACCTATTGGTGCAGATCGTGAAGCCATTATCACTGGTCAGAAAAAGATGTTTTCGTTTGAGGAGGGCTATTTTTACCCAGCCAAGGAAGCCATTGATATGTACTATCATTACAAGGAAGATATTGCCCTTTTTGCGGAAATGGGCTTTAAGACTTATCGGCTTTCCATTGCTTGGACTCGGATTTTTCCTAAGGGCGACGAAACCGAGCCAAATGAAGCTGGTCTAGCCTTTTATGAGGATTTGTTTAAGGAATGCCATAAGTATGGGATCCAACCTCTGGTAACCATCACGCATTTTGACTGCCCCATGCACTTAATTACTGAGTATGGTGGTTGGCGCAATCGTCGTATGTTAGACTTCTATGAGAATCTCTGTCGCACACTTTTTACCCGTTACAAGGGTTTGGTCAAATACTGGCTAACATTTAATGAAATCAACATGATTCTCCATGCACCCTTTATGGGAGCTGGTCTCTGTTTTGAAGAAGGTGAAAATCAAGAACAAGTCAAATACCAAGCAGCTCACCATGAGTTGGTAGCTTCAGCTCTGGCGACTAAGCTTGCCCACGAAATTGACCCAGAAAACAAGGTTGGATGTATGTTGGCAGCAGGGCAGTATTATCCTAACACAGCCCATCCGAGAGACTACTGGGCTGCTATGGAGGAAGATCGCAAGAGTTACTTTTTCATTGATGTTCAAGCGCGTGGGGAATACCCAAGCTACGCTAAGAAGCAGTGGGAGCGTGAAGGAATTGAGATTGAAATGACGGCAGAGGATCTAGACTTGTTGAAGAATTACACTGTTGACTTTGTTTCCTTCTCTTACTATGCAAGTCGAGTGGCATCAGGGGATCCAGAAGTTAAAGAATTAACAGCTGGAAATGTTTTTGCCTCTCTCAAAAATCCCTATCTAGAATCCTCAGAATGGGGATGGCAGATTGATCCACTTGGGCTTCGTATTACCCTCAATGCCATCTGGGATCGTTACCAAAAGCCTATGTTCATCGTAGAAAATGGCCTCGGTGCTATTGATACGCCGGATGAAAATGGCTATGTAGCGGATGACTATCGGATTGCTTACTTAGAGGCCCACATCAAGGCTATGCGAGATGCCATATACCAAGATGGAGTAGACTTGCTCGGTTATACAACTTGGGGTTGTATCGATCTGGTTTCAGCTGGAACAGGCGAAATGAACAAGCGCTATGGCTTTATCTATGTGGATCGTGATAATGGAGGTCATGGAAGTCTCAAACGTAGCAAGAAGAAGTCCTTCTACTGGTACAAGGATGTTATTGCTAGCAATGGTGCAAGCATTGAGTAG
- a CDS encoding DUF3592 domain-containing protein, with protein sequence MPTTFFLLFGLMILGFAAFTYFMFSYFIFSNYRNAKRCIERTEGVIIRYSYALYNGISLPVVEYTVDGNQYKVVGPKFLSAISNTISTPLGSIVSDVKTDNFENGEIPQVLRYKVKGNSFLSYTKSPLKERFPIGGKVAVYYDPNKPKHSYVERPLRPGRYAWLAKCFIYLNVFIMVVLAFFIMFILPNLMK encoded by the coding sequence ATGCCAACAACTTTCTTTCTATTATTTGGATTAATGATTTTAGGATTTGCTGCCTTCACCTATTTTATGTTTTCCTATTTTATATTTAGTAATTATAGAAATGCCAAGAGATGTATCGAAAGAACGGAAGGAGTTATTATCCGATATTCCTATGCTCTTTATAATGGGATTAGTCTCCCAGTTGTTGAATACACTGTTGATGGAAACCAATACAAGGTCGTAGGGCCTAAATTTCTATCTGCTATTTCAAATACAATCAGTACTCCCTTAGGTTCAATCGTATCTGATGTAAAAACGGATAATTTTGAAAATGGTGAAATTCCACAAGTTTTAAGATACAAAGTTAAGGGGAATAGTTTTTTGTCTTATACAAAATCTCCACTTAAAGAACGCTTTCCAATTGGTGGAAAAGTTGCTGTTTACTATGATCCTAACAAACCAAAACATTCCTATGTAGAAAGACCACTAAGACCTGGGCGATATGCATGGTTGGCAAAATGTTTTATCTATCTCAATGTTTTTATTATGGTTGTTCTAGCTTTCTTTATCATGTTCATTCTTCCAAATCTTATGAAATAA
- a CDS encoding VOC family protein, with product MNLNQLDIIVSDVPQVCAELEHILDKKADYVDDSFAQFTIGSHCLMFSQNHLIPLENFQSGIILHIEVEDVEQNYQRLKEIGVEILHGPCETDWGTESLLVKGPAGLVIDFYRMK from the coding sequence ATGAATTTAAATCAATTAGATATTATCGTTTCAGATGTTCCCCAAGTCTGTGCGGAACTGGAGCATATCTTGGATAAAAAGGCCGATTATGTTGATGATAGTTTTGCTCAGTTCACGATTGGCAGTCACTGTCTCATGTTCTCTCAAAATCATTTGATTCCTTTGGAAAACTTTCAGTCAGGAATCATTCTTCACATCGAGGTTGAGGACGTAGAACAGAATTACCAACGATTAAAAGAGATTGGTGTCGAGATTTTACATGGGCCTTGTGAAACGGATTGGGGAACAGAGTCTTTATTAGTTAAAGGCCCTGCTGGTCTAGTGATTGATTTTTATCGTATGAAATAG
- the spxB gene encoding pyruvate oxidase, whose amino-acid sequence MTQGKITASAAMLNVLKTWGVDTIYGIPSGTLSSLMDALAEDKDIRFLQVRHEETGALAAVMQAKFGGSIGVAVGSGGPGATHLINGVYDAAMDNTPFLAILGSRPVNELNMDAFQELNQNPMYNGIAVYNKRVAYAEQLPKVIDEACRAAVSKKGPAVVEIPVNFGFQEIDENSYYGSGSYERSFIAPALNEVEIDKAVEILNNAERPVIYAGYGGVKAGEVITELSRKIKAPIITTGKNFEAFEWNYEGLTGSAYRVGWKPANEVVFEADTVLFLGSNFPFAEVYEAFKNTEKFIQVDIDPYKLGKRHALDASILGDAGQAAKAILDKVNPVESTPWWRANVKNNQNWRDYMNKLEGKTEGELQLYQVYNAINKHADQDAIYSIDVGDTTQTSTRHLHMTPKNMWRTSPLFATMGIALPGGIAAKKDNPDRQVWNIMGDGAFNMCYPDVITNVQYDLPVINVVFSNGKYAFIKDKYEDTNKHLFGCDFPNADYAKIAEAQGAVGFTVNRIEDIDAVVAEAVKLNKEGKTVVIDAHITQHRPLPVEVLELDPKLHSEEAIKAFKEKYEAEELVPFRLFLEEEGLQSRAIK is encoded by the coding sequence ATGACTCAAGGGAAAATTACTGCATCTGCAGCAATGCTTAACGTATTGAAAACATGGGGCGTAGACACTATCTACGGTATCCCATCAGGAACACTCAGCTCACTTATGGACGCTTTGGCTGAAGACAAAGATATCCGTTTCTTGCAAGTTCGCCACGAAGAAACAGGTGCTCTTGCAGCGGTTATGCAGGCTAAATTTGGCGGTTCTATCGGTGTTGCAGTTGGTTCAGGTGGTCCAGGTGCGACTCACTTGATCAACGGTGTTTACGATGCAGCTATGGATAACACTCCATTCCTCGCTATCCTTGGATCACGTCCTGTTAATGAACTCAACATGGATGCCTTCCAAGAATTGAACCAAAACCCAATGTACAACGGTATCGCTGTTTACAACAAACGTGTAGCTTACGCAGAGCAATTACCAAAAGTTATCGACGAAGCTTGCCGTGCTGCCGTTTCTAAAAAAGGTCCAGCTGTTGTTGAAATTCCAGTAAACTTTGGTTTCCAAGAAATCGACGAAAACTCATACTACGGTTCAGGTTCTTACGAGCGTTCATTCATCGCTCCTGCTTTGAACGAAGTTGAAATCGACAAAGCTGTTGAAATTTTGAACAACGCTGAACGTCCAGTTATCTACGCTGGTTACGGTGGTGTGAAAGCTGGTGAAGTGATCACTGAATTGTCACGTAAAATCAAAGCCCCAATCATCACAACTGGTAAAAACTTCGAAGCTTTCGAATGGAACTACGAAGGTTTGACAGGTTCTGCTTACCGTGTTGGTTGGAAACCAGCCAACGAAGTGGTCTTTGAAGCAGACACAGTTCTTTTCCTTGGTTCAAACTTCCCATTTGCTGAAGTATACGAAGCATTCAAAAACACTGAAAAATTCATCCAAGTGGATATCGACCCTTACAAACTTGGTAAACGTCACGCCCTTGACGCTTCAATCCTTGGTGATGCAGGTCAAGCAGCGAAAGCAATCCTTGACAAAGTGAATCCAGTTGAATCTACTCCATGGTGGCGTGCAAACGTTAAGAATAACCAAAACTGGCGTGATTACATGAACAAACTCGAAGGTAAAACTGAGGGTGAATTGCAATTGTATCAAGTTTACAATGCAATCAACAAACATGCTGATCAAGACGCTATCTACTCAATCGACGTAGGTGACACTACTCAAACATCTACTCGTCACCTTCACATGACACCTAAGAACATGTGGCGTACATCTCCACTCTTTGCGACAATGGGTATTGCCCTTCCTGGTGGTATCGCTGCTAAGAAAGACAATCCAGATCGCCAAGTATGGAACATCATGGGTGACGGTGCATTCAACATGTGCTACCCAGACGTTATCACAAACGTTCAATACGACCTTCCAGTTATCAACGTTGTCTTCTCAAATGGTAAATATGCCTTCATCAAGGACAAATACGAAGACACAAACAAACACTTGTTTGGTTGTGACTTCCCTAATGCTGACTATGCGAAAATCGCTGAAGCGCAAGGTGCTGTAGGGTTCACTGTAAACCGTATCGAAGATATCGATGCAGTTGTTGCTGAAGCTGTTAAACTCAACAAAGAAGGTAAAACTGTTGTGATCGATGCTCACATCACTCAACACCGTCCACTTCCAGTAGAAGTACTTGAATTGGATCCAAAACTTCACTCAGAAGAAGCTATCAAAGCATTTAAGGAAAAATACGAAGCTGAAGAGCTTGTACCATTCCGCCTCTTCTTGGAAGAAGAAGGATTGCAATCACGCGCAATCAAATAA
- a CDS encoding heavy metal translocating P-type ATPase: protein MTEIVKASLENGVQKIRITADKGYHPAHIQLQKGIPAEITFHRVTPSNCYKEILFEEEGILEPIAQDEEKVIRFTPQDLGEHEFSCGMKMQKGTYTVVEKTKKSLSLFQRFWITSIFTVPLVILMIGMSTGGISHQVMRWGTFLATTPIMLVAGVPYIRSAWASFKKHNSNMDTLVALGTLVAYFYSLVALFTGLPVYFESAAFILFFILLGAVFEEKMRKNTSQAVEKLLDLQAKTAEVLRDDVYVQIPLEQVKVGDLIRVRPGEKIAVDGTVLEGETSIDESMVTGESIPVDKSVGDAVIGSTINNSGTIIFKAEKVGSETMLAQIVDFVKKAQTSRAPIQDLTDKISGIFVPAVVILGLLTFWVWFVLLGDSFVTSLLYGVAVLIIACPCALGLATPTALMVGTGRSAKMGILLKNGTVLQEIQKVQTVVFDKTGTLTEGKPVVTDVIGDEREVLSLAASLEDVSQHPLAQAIVNRASELGISLYPVENFQALHGKGVTGIINGKQVLLGNAKLLADLAIPHDYQERFDLLEKEAKTVVFLSVDGQLKGLIALQDVPKENAREAIAKLKKRGLRTVMLTGDNAGVAHAIAEQIGIEEVIANVLPEEKAHEIHKLQKNGKLAFVGDGINDAPALSVADVGIAMGSGTDIAIESADLVLTTNNLLGLARAFDMSKKTFNRILLNLFWASIYNLIGIPIAAGVFSGLGLVLNPELAGLAMAFSSVSVLISSLMLNFTKVD from the coding sequence ATGACTGAAATTGTAAAAGCAAGCCTTGAAAATGGCGTTCAAAAAATCCGTATCACGGCAGACAAAGGCTACCATCCAGCCCACATTCAACTGCAAAAAGGGATTCCTGCTGAGATTACCTTTCATCGTGTGACACCTTCAAACTGTTATAAAGAGATTCTCTTCGAAGAAGAAGGAATCCTAGAACCAATCGCTCAAGACGAGGAAAAAGTCATTCGCTTTACGCCTCAAGACTTGGGCGAGCATGAATTTTCATGCGGCATGAAGATGCAAAAGGGGACCTACACCGTTGTTGAAAAAACTAAAAAGTCTCTCAGTCTTTTTCAGCGTTTTTGGATTACTAGTATCTTTACTGTGCCTCTTGTGATTCTCATGATTGGGATGTCTACAGGAGGAATTAGTCACCAAGTCATGCGTTGGGGCACCTTTTTAGCCACAACACCCATTATGCTGGTAGCTGGAGTTCCATATATCAGAAGCGCCTGGGCTAGTTTTAAAAAGCACAATTCCAACATGGATACCTTGGTTGCTCTGGGAACCCTAGTGGCCTATTTCTATAGCTTAGTTGCCCTCTTCACTGGTCTGCCCGTTTACTTTGAAAGTGCTGCATTTATCCTCTTCTTCATTCTTTTGGGAGCAGTTTTTGAGGAAAAAATGCGAAAAAATACTTCACAGGCAGTCGAAAAATTATTAGACCTACAAGCAAAAACAGCAGAGGTTTTGCGTGATGATGTTTATGTTCAAATCCCTCTAGAACAAGTCAAAGTTGGGGATCTCATTCGCGTTCGACCAGGTGAAAAAATTGCCGTTGATGGGACCGTGTTAGAAGGTGAAACGAGTATTGATGAATCAATGGTGACTGGGGAAAGTATTCCAGTCGATAAATCAGTTGGAGATGCTGTTATTGGGTCAACTATCAATAATAGTGGTACGATCATTTTTAAAGCTGAAAAAGTTGGTTCTGAGACTATGCTGGCTCAGATTGTGGACTTTGTGAAGAAAGCGCAAACGAGTCGTGCTCCTATTCAAGATTTGACAGACAAGATTTCTGGGATTTTTGTACCAGCAGTTGTCATTTTAGGACTTCTTACTTTTTGGGTCTGGTTTGTTTTACTTGGAGATAGCTTTGTGACTTCACTTCTCTACGGAGTTGCTGTTTTGATAATTGCCTGTCCTTGTGCACTAGGACTCGCGACACCGACAGCACTCATGGTTGGAACAGGACGAAGTGCCAAGATGGGGATTCTTCTCAAAAATGGTACAGTTTTACAGGAAATCCAAAAGGTCCAAACGGTTGTTTTTGATAAGACAGGAACCTTGACCGAAGGGAAGCCAGTAGTGACAGATGTTATTGGTGATGAAAGAGAAGTGCTAAGTTTGGCTGCTTCACTGGAAGATGTATCTCAACACCCGCTAGCTCAAGCTATTGTTAATCGTGCATCTGAACTAGGAATTAGCCTTTACCCAGTGGAAAACTTCCAAGCCTTGCATGGAAAAGGTGTGACTGGGATTATTAATGGTAAACAAGTCTTGCTTGGGAATGCTAAGCTCTTAGCTGACCTTGCTATTCCACATGATTATCAAGAACGATTTGATTTGCTTGAGAAAGAAGCAAAAACAGTTGTCTTCCTATCCGTAGATGGTCAGTTAAAAGGCTTAATTGCCTTGCAGGATGTCCCTAAGGAAAATGCTCGAGAAGCTATTGCTAAATTGAAAAAACGTGGTCTTAGAACGGTTATGCTTACTGGAGATAATGCTGGAGTAGCCCATGCGATTGCAGAGCAAATTGGAATCGAAGAAGTGATCGCAAATGTCTTGCCAGAGGAAAAGGCACATGAAATTCACAAGCTTCAAAAGAATGGCAAATTGGCCTTTGTTGGAGATGGTATCAATGATGCGCCGGCCCTCAGTGTAGCGGATGTCGGAATTGCCATGGGCTCTGGGACAGATATTGCCATTGAATCAGCAGATCTTGTCCTTACAACCAACAATTTACTAGGATTGGCACGTGCTTTTGATATGAGTAAGAAGACCTTTAATCGTATTCTACTCAATCTTTTCTGGGCTTCTATCTATAACCTCATTGGTATTCCGATTGCAGCAGGAGTGTTTTCTGGTCTTGGTTTGGTACTCAATCCAGAACTTGCAGGATTGGCCATGGCCTTTAGTTCAGTATCTGTTTTAATCAGCTCTCTCATGCTTAATTTTACTAAAGTCGATTAA
- a CDS encoding cupredoxin domain-containing protein, with the protein MLNLFVSIVVLGMIAFILFWFFKKPQEDAKRAQQKNGYQEIRVEVMGGYTPGTIILKKSQPARIIFDRKDPSPCLDQIVFPDFGVHANLPMGDQYVVEITPEEAGEYGFSCGMNMMHGKMIVE; encoded by the coding sequence ATGTTAAATCTATTTGTATCTATTGTTGTTTTAGGAATGATTGCTTTTATCCTCTTTTGGTTTTTCAAAAAACCGCAAGAAGATGCTAAGAGAGCCCAGCAAAAAAATGGCTATCAGGAGATTCGAGTGGAGGTCATGGGGGGCTACACTCCAGGAACCATTATCCTCAAAAAATCGCAACCTGCTCGCATTATTTTCGATCGAAAAGATCCTTCACCTTGCTTGGATCAAATCGTTTTTCCAGACTTTGGAGTGCATGCAAATCTGCCTATGGGAGACCAATATGTGGTTGAAATCACTCCTGAAGAAGCAGGTGAGTATGGTTTCTCTTGTGGCATGAACATGATGCACGGTAAGATGATTGTAGAATAG
- a CDS encoding CopY/TcrY family copper transport repressor, with product MQISDAEWQVMKIIWMQGEQTSTDLIKVLEKRFSWSKSTIQTLLARLVEKECLTREKQGKSFVYSALLTLDDSRGLMVQDIKDKLCSRRIKLLLADLIEECDFTLADLEVLEEVIAEKKASAVAEVRCNCM from the coding sequence ATGCAGATTTCGGATGCAGAATGGCAGGTCATGAAGATTATCTGGATGCAGGGAGAACAGACAAGCACTGATCTTATAAAAGTATTAGAGAAAAGGTTCAGTTGGTCCAAATCCACGATCCAGACACTCTTGGCTCGTTTGGTGGAGAAAGAATGTTTGACTCGAGAAAAACAGGGCAAGTCCTTTGTCTATTCGGCCCTTTTAACGCTAGATGATAGTAGGGGCTTAATGGTTCAGGATATCAAAGACAAGCTTTGTTCTCGCAGAATAAAGCTCTTGCTAGCTGATTTGATTGAAGAATGTGACTTTACCCTAGCTGACTTGGAAGTTTTGGAGGAAGTGATTGCTGAGAAAAAAGCAAGTGCTGTGGCAGAAGTAAGATGTAATTGTATGTAA
- a CDS encoding amino acid ABC transporter permease, translated as MDWSIVEQYLPLYQKAFFLTLHIAVWGILGSFLLGLIVSVIRHYRVPVFSQLATAYIELSRNTPLLIQLFFLYFGLPRIGIVLSSEVCATVGLIFLGGSYMAESFRSGLEAVSQTQHEIGLAIGLTPFQVFRYVVLPQATAVALPSFSANVIFLIKETSVFSAVALADLMYVAKDLIGLYYETDIALAMLVVAYLIMLLPISLVFSWIERRLRHAGFGNASTLSGK; from the coding sequence TTGGATTGGTCCATTGTTGAACAATATCTACCACTCTATCAAAAGGCATTCTTTCTGACCTTGCATATTGCAGTTTGGGGAATTCTAGGTTCTTTTTTGCTGGGGCTCATCGTCAGCGTCATCCGGCATTACCGAGTTCCTGTTTTCTCACAGTTAGCAACAGCCTATATAGAATTGTCAAGAAATACACCCCTTTTGATACAACTTTTCTTTCTCTACTTCGGTCTTCCTCGAATTGGGATTGTTCTTTCTTCAGAAGTCTGTGCAACAGTCGGGCTCATCTTCTTAGGTGGTTCCTACATGGCAGAATCCTTCCGAAGCGGGCTAGAAGCCGTCAGTCAAACCCAGCATGAGATTGGCTTAGCTATTGGCCTCACACCTTTTCAGGTTTTTCGCTACGTGGTTCTTCCACAAGCGACTGCGGTGGCTCTACCATCCTTTAGTGCCAATGTTATTTTCCTTATCAAGGAAACATCTGTTTTCTCAGCAGTTGCCCTTGCTGACCTTATGTACGTTGCTAAGGATTTGATTGGACTCTATTATGAGACAGATATCGCACTAGCCATGTTGGTGGTTGCTTACCTTATCATGCTTCTACCTATTTCACTAGTCTTTAGTTGGATAGAAAGGAGGCTCCGTCATGCAGGATTCGGGAATGCAAGTACTCTTTCAGGGAAATAA